The following proteins are co-located in the Camelina sativa cultivar DH55 chromosome 12, Cs, whole genome shotgun sequence genome:
- the LOC104731079 gene encoding NAD(P)H-quinone oxidoreductase subunit S, chloroplastic, whose translation MATSSITIPTMRTPIHGSKFLGQTHQFSTPNRSMFPKQQTNVHQVKAMGKFNLWEVMGGRGLCNGEKGIEKELKRNIEEEQETSKAENENETEEESDDTNLSFKVPEDGFEKEMMGLTGGFPGGEKGLQTFIEKNPPPPPTPPPTKRGSDVSAVAADKKPKAPELPLLMPGMIAIVKNQNSPYHMYCGIVQRITDGKAGVLFEGGNWDRLITFRLEELERREKGPPGKNPKSCILEPFIEQIQKEEAAP comes from the coding sequence atggCGACTTCTTCGATCACTATACCGACCATGAGAACTCCAATTCATGGATCAAAATTTCTAGGCCAAACCCATCAATTCTCAACTCCAAACCGGTCGATGTTCCCAAAGCAGCAAACAAACGTTCATCAAGTAAAGGCCATGGGTAAGTTCAATCTATGGGAAGTGATGGGAGGAAGAGGACTATGCAACGGAGAGAAAGGTATCGAGAAGGAGCTCAAGAGGAACATTGAAGAGGAACAAGAGACATCAAAGGCTGAGAACGAGAACGAGACAGAGGAAGAGAGCGATGACACCAACTTGTCATTTAAAGTACCTGAAGACGGTTTTGAGAAAGAAATGATGGGTCTCACAGGAGGATTTCCCGGTGGCGAAAAGGGATTGCAAACCTTCATTGAGAAAAACCCACCACCTCCACCAACACCACCACCCACAAAACGAGGAAGTGATGTATCCGCAGTTGCTGCAGATAAGAAACCAAAAGCGCCAGAGCTACCACTTCTCATGCCGGGGATGATCGCTATAGTCAAGAACCAGAACAGTCCTTATCACATGTATTGTGGGATTGTGCAGAGAATCACAGATGGAAAAGCTGGTGTCTTGTTCGAAGGAGGAAACTGGGACCGTCTCATTACATTCAGGCTTGAAGAGCTTGAACGAAGAGAGAAAGGTCCACCGGGTAAGAATCCAAAGTCGTGTATCCTTGAGCCTTTTATTGAACAGATTCAAAAGGAGGAAGCAGCACCATAA
- the LOC104731078 gene encoding uncharacterized protein LOC104731078 → MNVVQGLKRIPRIKFPQRHLNPSASEGKTQVVANEADTLFFSSLNAPKTIGGKASSQPKRTPVSNEEMEAILLGGCL, encoded by the exons atgaacgTAGTTCAAGGTTTGAAGAGGATCCCTCGCATCAAATTCCCACAGCGTCATCTCAACccttcag CTTCGGAGGGAAAGACTCAGGTGGTGGCAAATGAAGCAGATACATTGTTCTTCTCCAGTTTGAACGCCCCAAAGACTATAGGCGGGAAGGCATCATCCCAGCCTAAGCGTACTCCTGTTTCAAACGAAGAGATGGAAGCCATTTTG TTGGGAGGCTGCCTCTGA
- the LOC104733332 gene encoding uncharacterized protein LOC104733332 — MLSVAGVNAVEYNVEQGLLTVSGDVNPTTLLDKLTKWGKTAELVSGLGDNTSHVVPRTPEQNRNNTMEKKEKRPTKCCLLMCFGKRSCKSKVEPFAPIPNRHHRGVGAENGSPTPLINVALPPTVYPPPRAMPGFTTPIPYPPPWFVAARQAQPYTGEMYRSVPPQSRPYFQLRPTEFPPMANSRLHYPHH, encoded by the exons atgCTAAGTGTCGCTG GGGTGAATGCAGTTGAGTATAACGTAGAACAAGGGCTCTTAACAGTCTCAGGTGACGTCAACCCAACAACATTGCTTGATAAGCTTACCAAATGGGGCAAAACGGCAGAGCTTGTCTCTGGTCTCGGAGACAACACTTCCCATGTTGTTCCTAGAACCCCGGAACAAAACCGAAACAATAcaatggagaagaaggagaagagaccAACAAAGTGTTGTCTTCTGATGTGCTTTGGGAAGAGAAGTTGTAAATCAAAGGTGGAGCCTTTTGCGCCGATCCCAAATAGGCACCATCGAGGAGTAGGGGCTGAAAACGGCAGTCCAACGCCCTTAATCAACGTTGCTTTACCCCCAACGGTGTATCCTCCTCCGCGAGCAATGCCTGGCTTTACAACACCCATACCATACCCACCTCCTTGGTTTGTGGCGGCAAGACAAGCACAACCATACACTGGTGAAATGTACCGGTCAGTTCCACCACAGTCCCGACCGTATTTTCAGTTAAGACCGACGGAGTTTCCACCTATGGCCAACTCTAGGCTGCATTACCCGCACCACTGA
- the LOC104731080 gene encoding uncharacterized protein LOC104731080, which produces MMDSLSKCFNRLQERYENVLEAKPMYREDLDITLPLNDSEISVESTKKSRCLDRAKRIDKSLRFETEDEEDEQKKKTPAKPRKVVRFQLENNKIIEPKKTVRFDDDQKLEPKEMALEEKVSLNMVERDEKVVRVKIKMTKQEAHRLLSKYKNDSVFDLEHLVDQIAHVPVHQLQVNMVMVGCNTERQ; this is translated from the coding sequence atgatggaTTCTTTATCAAAATGCTTCAACAGACTTCAAGAAAGGTACGAAAACGTTCTAGAAGCGAAACCTATGTACAGAGAGGACTTAGACATAACGTTGCCTCTAAATGACTCAGAGATTTCAGTAGAGTCGACCAAAAAGTCTCGGTGCTTGGATAGAGCCAAGAGGATCGACAAGTCGCTGAGGTTCGAaacagaagacgaagaagatgaacagaAGAAAAAGACTCCGGCTAAGCCACGTAAGGTTGTGAGGTTTCAGTTagagaataataaaattatcgAGCCGAAGAAGACGGTGAGGTTTGATGATGATCAGAAACTCGAACCAAAGGAGATGGCTCTGGAGGAGAAAGTGAGTTTGAATATGGTTGAAAGGGATGAAAAGGTCGTGAGGGTTAAGATCAAGATGACAAAGCAAGAAGCTCACAGGCTACTGTCGAAATACAAAAACGACAGCGTTTTCGACTTAGAGCACCTTGTGGACCAGATCGCACACGTTCCTGTTCATCAGCTTCAAGTCAATATGGTAATGGTTGGCTGTAATACTGAGCGACAATGA
- the LOC104731081 gene encoding uncharacterized protein LOC104731081, with protein sequence MGNCMMGGNNIAKMVQEEEEVMKKDYKRKDRKVKIVLRRDELEKLILFQLNAGGNVEGKGETTLASFGDFLRELEAERSAGEAAAKAAEEEEESRRTCRKWRPSLERITEWPEETLS encoded by the coding sequence atgggaaACTGTATGATGGGAGGAAACAACATTGCAAAGAtggttcaagaagaagaagaagtaatgaAGAAAGATTACAAGAGAAAGGATCGTAAAGTCAAGATTGTTCTGAGAAGAGATGAGTTAGAGAAACTCATTCTCTTCCAGCTAAACGCTGGTGGCAACGTTGAAGGCAAAGGAGAAACAACTTTGGCTTCTTTCGGAGATTTTCTCAGGGAGTTAGAGGCAGAGAGATCTGCTGGAGAAGCGGCTGCTAAGGCggctgaggaagaggaggagtcTCGCCGGACATGTCGCAAGTGGAGGCCGTCGTTGGAAAGAATCACTGAATGGCCTGAAGAGACACTTTCGTAA